One Pectobacterium colocasium DNA segment encodes these proteins:
- the proP gene encoding glycine betaine/L-proline transporter ProP: MRLKKKKVEPMKIQDITIIDNARLKKAITAAALGNAMEWFDFGVYGFVAYALGQVFFPGADPGVQMIAALATFSVPFLVRPLGGLFFGAMGDKFGRQKVLSITIIIMSVSTFCIGLIPSYESIGIWAPILLLLAKLAQGFSVGGEYTGAAIFVAEYSPDRRRGFLGSWLDFGSIAGFVMGAGVVVLISSIVGEESFLDWGWRIPFFIAAPLGLIGIYLRHALEETPTFQQHVDKIDKESKDSIQSPPKISLREIVTKQWKGLLICIGMVITTNVTYYMLLTYMPSYLSHSLNYSEDHGVMIIIAVMIGMLFVQPVMGLMSDRYGRKPFIICGSIGLLLLSVPSFILINSDVIGLIFCGLLMLAVLLNSFTGVMASTLPALFPTHIRYSALATSFNVSVLVAGFTPTAAAWLVESTGNLYMPAYYLMVIGLIGLITGMSMRETANQPLKGATPAASDRTEAKELLQEQYDNIEQKIEEIDEQIAELEKKRKRLTEQHPEIN, from the coding sequence ATGAGATTAAAAAAGAAAAAAGTCGAACCGATGAAAATTCAGGACATTACCATTATTGATAATGCCCGACTTAAAAAAGCCATTACCGCTGCCGCATTGGGTAATGCGATGGAATGGTTTGATTTTGGCGTATATGGTTTTGTGGCGTATGCACTTGGACAGGTCTTTTTCCCCGGCGCTGACCCCGGCGTACAAATGATTGCCGCGTTGGCAACGTTCTCGGTTCCCTTTTTGGTGCGGCCACTCGGCGGGCTATTCTTTGGGGCGATGGGGGATAAATTTGGCCGCCAGAAAGTCTTGTCGATCACTATTATTATCATGTCGGTGAGCACATTCTGTATCGGTTTGATTCCTTCTTATGAATCGATCGGTATCTGGGCACCGATATTACTGCTGTTGGCGAAACTGGCGCAGGGATTCTCCGTCGGCGGAGAATATACCGGCGCGGCGATTTTTGTTGCCGAATATTCCCCGGACAGACGTCGCGGGTTTTTAGGGAGCTGGCTGGATTTCGGCTCTATTGCCGGGTTCGTAATGGGGGCAGGTGTCGTGGTGCTCATTTCTTCCATCGTGGGAGAAGAAAGCTTTCTGGACTGGGGATGGCGTATTCCGTTCTTTATTGCCGCGCCGCTTGGATTAATTGGAATTTACTTGCGCCATGCGCTGGAAGAAACGCCGACGTTCCAACAGCACGTTGACAAGATTGATAAAGAATCAAAAGACAGCATCCAATCCCCGCCGAAGATCTCCCTGCGTGAAATTGTGACCAAACAATGGAAAGGTTTGTTGATCTGTATCGGGATGGTGATTACCACCAATGTCACCTATTACATGCTGCTGACCTATATGCCGAGTTACCTTTCACACAGCCTGAATTACTCGGAAGATCATGGGGTGATGATTATTATCGCCGTCATGATCGGGATGCTGTTTGTGCAGCCAGTGATGGGGCTAATGAGCGACCGTTACGGACGTAAACCGTTTATTATTTGCGGCAGTATTGGGCTGCTGTTGCTATCGGTGCCCAGCTTTATCTTGATTAACAGCGATGTGATTGGGCTGATCTTCTGCGGATTGCTGATGCTGGCCGTACTGCTGAATTCCTTCACGGGGGTGATGGCGTCAACGCTCCCCGCACTGTTCCCCACGCACATTCGTTATAGCGCGCTGGCGACGTCATTTAACGTTTCCGTACTGGTTGCGGGCTTTACGCCAACGGCGGCGGCGTGGCTGGTGGAGTCTACCGGTAACTTATATATGCCGGCGTATTACCTGATGGTGATTGGTCTGATCGGCTTAATTACCGGGATGTCGATGCGTGAAACGGCTAACCAGCCGCTGAAAGGCGCAACGCCAGCGGCGTCGGATCGGACGGAAGCCAAAGAGCTGCTGCAGGAACAGTACGACAATATTGAACAGAAAATAGAAGAGATTGATGAACAAATTGCTGAGCTGGAGAAGAAAAGGAAACGGCTGACTGAACAGCATCCTGAAATTAATTAA
- a CDS encoding AMP nucleosidase, protein MHNSGSHVSLTVTQTLDKLEALYDDAVSALRDAIGDFINDGTLPDANARAAGLFSYPALRVSWSGNSTGHPRHRAYGRFTHPGSYSTTVTRPAFLRAYLAEQLALLEGDYDVTIEVSPSQQEIPFPYVLDGSDLILDRSMSAGIAKHFPTTELSQIGDETADGLFHATTTSPLSHFDALRTDFSLARLRHYTGTPVEHIQPFILFTNYTRYVDEFVRWACAQIADPNSPYEALSCAGGIYITADTPNPEQTVSDLAWKNHQMPAYHLIPRQGKGITMVNIGVGPSNAKTICDHLAVMRPHAWLMIGHCGGLRESQSIGDYVLAHAYLRDDHVLDAVLPPDIPIPSIAEVQRALYDATKMVSGMPGEEVKQRLRTGTVVTTDDRNWELRYAASALRFNLSRAVAVDMESATIAAQGYRFRVPYGTLLCVSDKPLHGEIKLPGQANRFYEGAISEHLQIGICAIDLLRAESDKLHSRKLRTFNEPPFR, encoded by the coding sequence ATGCATAACAGCGGATCCCACGTCAGTCTTACCGTCACGCAGACTCTGGATAAACTGGAAGCACTGTATGATGACGCCGTCTCAGCGCTGCGCGACGCCATCGGGGACTTCATCAATGATGGCACCCTGCCCGATGCCAACGCGCGCGCGGCGGGATTATTTTCCTACCCGGCCTTGCGCGTCAGTTGGAGCGGCAATTCGACCGGCCATCCCCGCCATCGCGCCTATGGGCGTTTTACCCATCCCGGCAGCTACTCCACCACCGTGACCCGTCCGGCATTCCTGCGTGCTTATTTGGCAGAACAGTTGGCGCTGCTGGAGGGGGATTATGATGTCACCATTGAGGTCAGCCCGTCTCAGCAGGAAATCCCGTTCCCCTACGTACTCGACGGTTCCGACCTGATTCTTGACCGTTCCATGAGCGCCGGCATCGCCAAGCATTTCCCCACCACGGAACTGTCACAGATTGGGGACGAGACGGCAGATGGTCTGTTCCACGCGACTACCACGTCGCCGCTGTCGCACTTCGACGCGCTGCGCACCGATTTCTCACTGGCACGCCTTCGCCACTATACCGGCACGCCGGTGGAACATATTCAGCCATTCATCCTTTTCACCAACTACACGCGCTATGTCGATGAGTTTGTGCGCTGGGCGTGTGCGCAGATTGCCGATCCCAATAGCCCGTATGAGGCGCTATCCTGCGCAGGCGGCATCTACATCACGGCCGACACGCCTAACCCCGAGCAAACGGTGTCCGATCTGGCATGGAAGAACCACCAGATGCCCGCCTATCATCTGATTCCTCGTCAGGGGAAAGGGATTACGATGGTCAATATTGGTGTCGGGCCATCCAATGCCAAAACCATCTGCGATCACCTCGCCGTCATGCGTCCACATGCCTGGCTGATGATCGGCCACTGCGGTGGCCTGCGCGAAAGCCAGTCCATCGGCGATTATGTGCTGGCGCACGCTTACCTGCGTGACGATCACGTACTGGACGCGGTGTTACCGCCTGACATCCCGATTCCCAGCATCGCTGAAGTGCAGCGCGCGCTGTACGACGCCACCAAGATGGTCAGCGGCATGCCGGGAGAAGAGGTTAAACAGCGCCTGCGTACCGGCACGGTGGTGACCACCGATGACCGCAACTGGGAATTACGCTACGCAGCCTCCGCCCTGCGCTTTAACCTCAGCCGAGCCGTCGCAGTAGATATGGAAAGTGCAACAATTGCCGCCCAGGGTTATCGCTTCCGTGTCCCTTACGGCACGCTGCTATGCGTGTCGGATAAGCCGCTGCACGGTGAAATCAAACTGCCGGGACAGGCAAACCGTTTCTATGAAGGGGCGATTTCGGAGCATTTGCAGATTGGCATCTGCGCCATCGATCTGCTGCGGGCGGAAAGCGACAAGCTGCACTCACGCAAACTACGCACCTTTAACGAACCGCCGTTCCGCTAA
- a CDS encoding ABC transporter permease subunit has protein sequence MSESLYCRTCATLRQTQRPRYGLLIPLFSRLLTLAGIVVLIGMLPWLSGQDPALALLRARSGEQEATAETLNAIRHSLGLDQGPLRLLLNWLTGLLHGDAGNSWVSGRPVLPGMLQAAGVSLTLMATSALVAFTLAAMLCAPTFRHGLRGQIHRSDGLFAALFTALPEFLLASFLLIVGAVWLQWFPPYGWQGLHYVVLPSLALGIPAGGYLGRIISDAISATFSENWLTTWSVAGVSRRHIALAVLKRTLPSVMPLVGLVLVSLTGGAIAVEKVFAIPGLGRATLGAAAAQDLPALQVGVLILLLIASLAGIAASGVRLLILGRALRSGAMPVPEDRGSPVSRHAVWLPILCVLLLALLLLAGLPRDPYTSAFLRLQPPSLLLPFGADAMGRDLLARVAHGTLNTCLLALVVSLACLAIGLLVGLFPRLLTGPIEVTNALPPVIAGLLVAAVNGPTATGAAIAVIAVSWAPLAAHTAALVAEINARPYIRMLPILGVGPIRRSLFYILPALIGPLFRHAMLKLPGIALALASLGFLGLGASPPTPEWGRVLAEGMPYIERAFWGVLAPAAALGVLSILAVSAANLSGRHKH, from the coding sequence ATGAGTGAATCGCTCTATTGCCGCACCTGTGCGACCCTCCGCCAGACGCAGCGCCCGCGATACGGCCTGCTGATTCCGCTGTTTTCGCGGCTGCTGACGCTGGCGGGCATTGTGGTGCTGATTGGTATGCTGCCGTGGTTGTCCGGTCAGGATCCGGCGCTGGCGCTGCTACGTGCCCGTTCCGGCGAGCAGGAAGCGACGGCGGAAACGCTCAACGCGATTCGTCATTCTCTCGGGCTGGATCAGGGACCGCTGCGTCTACTGCTGAACTGGCTAACGGGGTTGCTGCACGGTGATGCAGGCAACTCCTGGGTTTCAGGCCGCCCTGTGCTCCCAGGGATGCTACAGGCGGCGGGTGTCTCGCTCACGCTGATGGCTACCTCGGCGCTGGTTGCCTTCACGCTGGCGGCCATGCTGTGCGCGCCGACCTTTCGGCACGGGTTACGTGGTCAGATTCATCGTTCAGACGGCCTGTTTGCCGCCTTATTTACCGCGCTGCCCGAATTTCTGCTGGCATCCTTTTTGCTGATCGTCGGTGCCGTCTGGTTACAGTGGTTCCCGCCTTATGGCTGGCAGGGCTTGCACTACGTCGTGCTCCCGTCTCTGGCGCTCGGTATTCCGGCAGGCGGCTACCTTGGCCGGATCATTTCTGATGCGATCTCCGCCACTTTTAGCGAAAACTGGCTTACCACCTGGAGCGTGGCAGGCGTCAGCCGTCGTCATATCGCACTGGCGGTGCTGAAGCGCACGTTGCCGAGCGTCATGCCGCTGGTCGGGCTGGTGCTGGTCTCATTAACCGGCGGAGCCATCGCCGTCGAAAAAGTCTTTGCGATTCCCGGTCTCGGACGCGCGACACTGGGTGCCGCGGCAGCACAGGATCTACCCGCCTTGCAGGTCGGCGTGCTGATTCTGTTACTCATCGCCTCGCTGGCTGGCATAGCCGCCAGCGGCGTACGGCTGCTGATTCTCGGGCGCGCGCTGCGGAGTGGAGCGATGCCCGTACCGGAAGATCGCGGCAGCCCCGTGTCTCGTCATGCTGTCTGGCTGCCGATTCTCTGTGTGCTACTGCTGGCGCTGCTGTTACTGGCTGGCTTGCCGCGCGATCCCTACACTTCTGCTTTTCTGCGCCTGCAACCACCATCGTTGCTGCTGCCTTTTGGCGCGGACGCGATGGGGCGTGATTTACTGGCGCGCGTCGCACACGGTACGCTCAATACCTGTCTGCTGGCGCTGGTGGTATCGCTGGCCTGTCTGGCAATCGGGCTGTTGGTTGGGCTGTTTCCGCGTCTGCTCACCGGCCCCATTGAAGTCACTAACGCCCTGCCGCCAGTGATTGCCGGGCTGCTGGTTGCTGCGGTAAACGGCCCGACGGCAACGGGTGCGGCGATTGCCGTCATTGCCGTCAGTTGGGCACCGCTTGCAGCCCACACGGCGGCACTGGTGGCTGAAATCAATGCGCGCCCTTATATTCGCATGCTGCCGATTCTCGGCGTCGGCCCGATACGGCGCAGCCTGTTCTATATTCTGCCCGCGCTGATTGGCCCGCTTTTCCGTCACGCGATGCTAAAACTACCAGGCATCGCGCTGGCGCTGGCATCGCTCGGCTTTTTAGGTCTGGGCGCCTCCCCGCCGACACCGGAATGGGGACGCGTGCTGGCAGAAGGGATGCCGTATATCGAACGTGCCTTCTGGGGCGTGCTGGCACCGGCAGCCGCACTCGGCGTGCTGTCGATACTGGCCGTGAGCGCGGCGAACCTCTCCGGTCGCCACAAGCACTAA
- a CDS encoding ABC transporter substrate-binding protein, whose protein sequence is MNMRNLLWPVSGLLSATLLLSGCFNEPEEKHTSHHDGRIKLAMLQPPRSGLTPLSDDAFKLSRWSTAETLVVLDKLGEAQPALATTWQQIDDKSWRFELRPNVHFHDNTTLNAATVVNALTVASTAAPKPRILDGVQLTVKADGDNAVIVSTAKADPLLPQRLSSPQLAILSTAAYGKNGVVNPINTGSGPFVLRSVSGTSSAVLDRFDGYWGEKAQASGIDVSFVSDGTARAAALRTGTADIVEAIPVSQAPLLDQSLVHEVPMPRTNTLYLNTRHGVMQDPAMRAAVRDAINRQQLVDNVYEKRADIAQGLLGPALPWAAELRQPVANPIKAGTPAGATITLATFSDRAELPEVAVYLAQQLTAAGFTVKQVVREYAQIESDALAGKFEAFILSRATVLDSGDPVAYLYSDFACEGSFNIAQLCRPDIDQALQKAAAIPAGEARRQAIMQAENLILASDAAIPMLHERVIQGESAQVKDALRDPRERTLINAATHIVADAK, encoded by the coding sequence ATGAATATGCGTAATCTCCTGTGGCCTGTTTCGGGCCTGCTATCAGCCACGCTGCTGCTTTCAGGCTGCTTCAACGAGCCGGAGGAAAAGCACACCTCGCATCATGACGGTCGCATCAAACTGGCAATGCTTCAACCGCCGCGCTCTGGCCTGACGCCGCTGAGCGACGATGCCTTTAAGCTGTCGCGCTGGAGCACGGCAGAAACGCTGGTGGTACTCGATAAACTCGGCGAAGCCCAGCCCGCACTGGCGACAACCTGGCAGCAGATCGATGATAAATCCTGGCGTTTTGAACTGCGCCCCAATGTCCATTTCCACGATAACACCACGTTAAACGCCGCCACAGTGGTTAACGCGCTCACCGTAGCATCCACCGCGGCTCCCAAGCCGCGTATTCTGGACGGCGTGCAGTTAACGGTGAAAGCCGATGGCGATAACGCCGTGATTGTTTCTACCGCTAAAGCGGATCCGTTGCTGCCTCAGCGCTTATCCAGCCCGCAGTTAGCGATTCTCTCCACCGCGGCATACGGTAAAAATGGCGTCGTCAATCCGATCAATACCGGAAGCGGCCCATTCGTTCTGCGTAGCGTCAGCGGCACCAGCAGCGCGGTACTGGACAGATTCGACGGTTACTGGGGTGAGAAAGCACAGGCCAGCGGCATCGATGTCAGCTTTGTCTCTGACGGCACAGCGCGCGCGGCTGCATTGCGTACCGGCACAGCAGACATTGTCGAAGCCATTCCGGTTTCTCAGGCACCGCTGCTGGATCAATCGCTGGTGCATGAAGTCCCGATGCCGCGCACCAATACGCTATATCTGAATACGCGCCACGGCGTGATGCAAGATCCTGCAATGCGTGCCGCCGTGCGTGATGCGATCAACCGCCAACAGTTGGTGGATAACGTCTATGAGAAGCGTGCCGATATCGCGCAGGGTCTGTTGGGTCCTGCGCTGCCGTGGGCAGCGGAACTGCGCCAGCCGGTGGCGAATCCGATCAAAGCCGGTACGCCTGCAGGGGCGACGATCACACTGGCAACCTTCAGCGACCGCGCCGAGCTGCCTGAGGTGGCGGTCTATCTGGCGCAGCAGCTTACCGCCGCGGGATTTACGGTGAAACAGGTCGTGCGTGAGTATGCACAGATTGAGTCCGACGCGCTGGCAGGCAAGTTTGAGGCCTTTATTTTATCCCGCGCCACCGTGCTGGATTCCGGCGATCCGGTGGCTTACCTGTACAGCGATTTTGCCTGCGAAGGGTCATTCAACATCGCGCAGCTGTGCCGCCCAGACATCGATCAAGCACTGCAAAAAGCGGCGGCCATTCCTGCGGGTGAAGCTCGTCGTCAGGCCATCATGCAGGCAGAAAATCTGATCCTTGCCAGCGATGCCGCGATCCCGATGCTGCATGAGCGCGTTATTCAAGGTGAGAGCGCACAGGTCAAAGACGCCCTGCGTGACCCGCGTGAACGTACGCTGATTAACGCCGCTACGCACATTGTCGCCGACGCAAAATAA
- a CDS encoding MDR family MFS transporter, whose amino-acid sequence MSDLTASRPPRPYPPLLLGSQLVFNIGFYAVVPFLAIFLRDDMLLSGWAIGLVIGLRTFSQQGMFLVGGALADRFGARVIILCGCVVRISGYLLLALGDSLWPIILGACLTGVGGALFSPAIEALMAQAGTQSEKEGKRSRSEWFALFAICGELGAVLGPLLGSVLAGYGFQRVALAGAGVFVIALIVLFFSLPPTQRNQGELHIDPWWETFRQRRFVAFIIAYSAYLFSYNQLYLALPVELHRSGSSEKDLGPLFVLASLLVIGLQLPLARFARRVGAARMLPLGFALLSASFLSVALFASSTPPEGWQRLLPAISLITLLTLGQMLIVPVGMDLIPRFANNQNLGAHYGALASMGGIAVLLGNFILGSQLDRALTPSPQAAIPWVLLAAVPLCSSLAMMVICRPFKSASTVNE is encoded by the coding sequence ATGTCAGACCTGACCGCCAGCCGCCCGCCGCGGCCTTACCCGCCACTGCTTCTGGGCAGCCAGCTTGTTTTCAACATTGGTTTTTATGCCGTCGTGCCGTTTCTGGCAATTTTCTTGCGCGACGACATGCTGCTGTCCGGCTGGGCCATCGGACTGGTGATTGGCTTACGCACCTTTTCGCAACAAGGCATGTTTCTGGTCGGCGGGGCACTGGCTGACCGCTTCGGCGCTCGCGTGATCATCCTGTGCGGTTGCGTTGTGCGTATTAGCGGCTATTTACTGCTGGCGTTAGGCGATTCGCTATGGCCGATTATTCTCGGTGCCTGTCTGACTGGAGTCGGCGGTGCACTGTTCTCCCCCGCGATTGAAGCATTAATGGCACAGGCCGGTACGCAAAGTGAAAAAGAGGGAAAACGCAGCCGCTCCGAGTGGTTCGCTCTGTTTGCCATTTGCGGCGAGTTAGGGGCGGTGTTAGGGCCATTGCTCGGTTCGGTACTGGCCGGGTACGGATTCCAGCGCGTGGCACTCGCAGGCGCGGGCGTCTTTGTTATCGCGCTCATCGTCCTGTTTTTCAGCCTGCCGCCGACGCAGCGCAATCAGGGTGAATTACATATCGACCCGTGGTGGGAAACCTTCCGTCAGCGGCGCTTTGTGGCGTTCATCATTGCCTACAGCGCTTACCTGTTCAGCTACAACCAGCTCTATCTGGCGCTGCCGGTTGAACTACACCGCTCCGGCAGCAGCGAGAAAGACCTCGGCCCGCTGTTTGTGCTGGCGTCGCTGCTGGTGATCGGATTACAGCTTCCGCTGGCGCGCTTTGCCCGCCGGGTTGGTGCGGCGCGTATGCTGCCACTGGGTTTCGCACTGCTGTCTGCCTCGTTCCTTAGTGTCGCCCTGTTTGCTTCCAGCACACCGCCAGAAGGATGGCAGCGCCTGCTTCCGGCTATCTCCTTGATTACCCTGCTAACGCTGGGGCAGATGTTAATCGTCCCCGTAGGCATGGATCTCATCCCGCGTTTTGCCAACAACCAGAATCTGGGGGCGCACTATGGCGCGCTGGCGTCGATGGGCGGCATCGCTGTTCTGCTTGGTAACTTTATCCTCGGCAGCCAGCTCGATCGCGCGCTGACGCCATCGCCACAGGCCGCTATTCCGTGGGTGCTGCTCGCGGCGGTGCCGCTGTGCAGTTCGCTGGCGATGATGGTTATCTGCCGCCCGTTTAAATCCGCTTCAACCGTGAATGAATAA
- a CDS encoding ABC transporter ATP-binding protein, translating to MNHHLHAVPTPFLSLEHVSRYRQTSRLPWQKADPASAIFHDLSLNLQQHERVGLVGASGCGKSTLLKTLLALEAPESGAVYCDGNLINPGSVRSLLWYRRRVQYIPQDPAGSLAPRQRVADLLIEPLKRLRPDERWRVSENHSARLRDVMDQVGLSATLLDKVAGQLSGGQAQRVALARALIVRPEFLLADEPVSGLDLPLREQIKALLQQVTEQNKMGLLMVSHDISMLAGLCDRMLVMDGGCIIEDRPTAEVLASPQQAHTARLLQAVPTLSTSGY from the coding sequence ATGAATCACCACCTGCATGCGGTTCCCACGCCGTTTTTAAGCCTCGAACACGTCAGCCGCTATCGCCAGACGTCACGTTTACCGTGGCAAAAGGCCGATCCTGCTAGCGCCATTTTCCACGACCTGTCGCTAAACCTGCAACAGCACGAACGCGTGGGGCTGGTCGGTGCCTCCGGCTGTGGTAAATCCACGCTGCTAAAAACCCTGCTCGCGCTTGAAGCGCCAGAAAGTGGTGCGGTGTACTGCGATGGCAACCTGATTAACCCCGGCTCGGTGCGTTCGCTGCTCTGGTATCGCCGCCGCGTTCAGTACATTCCGCAGGATCCGGCAGGCTCGCTCGCGCCGCGTCAGCGCGTCGCCGATCTCCTCATCGAACCACTGAAGCGACTCCGCCCCGATGAACGTTGGCGAGTCAGTGAAAATCATTCGGCCCGCCTGCGTGACGTCATGGATCAAGTGGGGCTAAGCGCCACACTTCTGGACAAGGTCGCCGGGCAGCTTTCCGGCGGGCAGGCACAGCGTGTCGCGCTGGCACGAGCATTGATTGTTCGGCCCGAATTTTTACTGGCGGACGAACCCGTCAGCGGTCTGGATTTACCGCTGCGCGAACAGATTAAAGCCCTGCTTCAGCAGGTCACCGAACAAAACAAAATGGGCTTGCTGATGGTCTCGCACGATATTTCCATGCTCGCCGGCCTGTGCGACAGAATGCTGGTCATGGACGGCGGATGCATCATTGAAGATCGCCCCACTGCCGAGGTGCTGGCGTCGCCGCAGCAGGCACACACAGCCCGTCTGTTGCAGGCCGTGCCCACGCTGTCGACGTCTGGCTATTAG
- a CDS encoding ATP-binding cassette domain-containing protein, which yields MINWNRHTDAILQVENLNLSIGGETKVSDISFTLSAGERVCLLGASGSGKSLTAKAIIGTPPAGCQSSGSIRINGEDVSQLKALARPQAGRVSAVFQDSATALNPLMPLGKQLSLALKTTSSAELSALLSAMQLDDIPNLLQRYPAELSGGQRQRICITLALLGKTRLLVADEPTTALDVMTQQQVLQVLQERSSQPDAPALLFITHDIAVAAQLCQRGLVMENGRIVESGSMLQLLNAPQQPYTRSLVAAARRADTLLSDNVLLTNVRPSVAVGALAG from the coding sequence ATGATTAACTGGAACAGACACACAGACGCTATTCTTCAGGTAGAAAACCTTAACCTGTCTATTGGCGGTGAAACCAAAGTCAGCGATATCAGCTTTACGCTGTCCGCGGGCGAGCGTGTCTGTTTGCTCGGCGCATCCGGTTCCGGTAAATCCCTCACCGCCAAAGCGATCATCGGCACACCGCCAGCAGGCTGTCAGAGTAGTGGCAGTATTCGAATCAATGGCGAAGACGTCAGCCAGTTGAAAGCGCTGGCGCGCCCGCAGGCCGGACGCGTCTCTGCCGTGTTCCAGGACTCGGCAACGGCGCTTAATCCTCTCATGCCGTTAGGAAAACAGCTGTCACTGGCGTTGAAAACCACTTCTTCCGCTGAGCTTTCTGCGCTGCTTAGCGCCATGCAGTTGGATGACATCCCCAATCTGTTGCAGCGCTATCCTGCCGAATTGTCCGGCGGCCAGCGTCAGCGCATTTGTATTACCCTTGCACTGCTCGGCAAGACGCGTTTGCTGGTGGCGGACGAACCCACTACCGCGCTGGATGTCATGACTCAGCAGCAGGTATTGCAGGTCTTACAGGAACGTAGTTCGCAGCCGGATGCTCCCGCCCTATTGTTTATTACGCATGATATCGCCGTTGCCGCCCAGCTCTGCCAACGCGGTCTGGTGATGGAAAACGGTCGGATCGTTGAATCCGGCAGTATGCTGCAATTGCTGAATGCGCCACAGCAGCCGTATACCCGCAGTCTGGTCGCTGCCGCCCGTCGCGCTGATACGCTTTTATCTGACAATGTGTTACTGACGAATGTACGGCCTTCAGTCGCTGTCGGAGCGCTTGCCGGATGA